The Cyclobacterium amurskyense genome contains the following window.
TGTTCTGCAGGATAGAATGACCATTTTTGAAGCCATTGCGCATGCAGGTGATCTTACTACTGTTGCCAAAAGAGACAATTTGATATTGATCAGACAAAATCCGGAAGGTACGGAGATTCATACCATTGATTTAACGGATAGAAAGATCGTCCAATCCCCATATTATTTTATTCAACCCAATGACCAACTTTATGCAGAACCAATGAAAGTAAGGGAATTGGGTTCCGGAGAAAATGCTACCCAGTCGCTTGCCTTGATTGTTTCCTCTATTTCTGCAGTAGCGCTTATCTTAAATATAGCCATTCGTTGACATGAGCCAAGCCAATTCTTTACCGCCGAATTTCATTCCTTTTCAGGTAAATAAAAAGGATGAGTTTGATATCAAAGGAATACTGTTCAAGTATTTCAGGCAATGGCCTTGGATTTTGTTAGGAATAATTGTTGGCCTGTTGGTGGCTTATTATACCAACAAATCTACCAACCCTACCTATATCGTCAATTCTTCAATAGTAATTAAGGACGAAGAACAAAGTTTGGGAGCTGATATTTTTGGTCCTTCAGGTTTCAGGAATTTCCAAACCCGGTATAAATTAGAAAATGAATTAGGGATTTTAAAATCCCATGCATTGGCAGAAGAAACCCTTTCTCAACTGAATTTCAATACCATTTACTTAAAAGAGGAGCGGTGGAAAAACAGCCAACAGTATGGGGATGTTCCTATAGTAGTGAAAGCAGATTGGTCAAAGCCACAACTTACGGGTGGCTTGTTCAAAATGAGGGTGTTGGACGCTTCTAGTTTTGAGCTTTCTGTTGTGGAAAACACATTCAGCTTATTTAATCCTCTTGACCCTTTTTACAAAACTACAGTTGGTTCGGAAAATAAAACGCCTGAAGGTATTTATTCCTTCGGTGAAGCAATTACTGGTCAACATTTTAATTTCACGGTTTCAAATTTATTTGCCAGCAATGGTGACGAGGTATTGTTTTATTTTAAAGATACCCCTTCCTTAGCCACATCCTACATAGACTTACTTCAGGTCAACTCCTCAAGCAATTTTTCTTCAGTTGTAAATCTTTCTTTGGAGACTCCAGTAAGAAGGATGGGGCAGGATTACCTAAACACCTTGATGAATACCTATCTCAATCGTGAATTGAGAGAAAAAAATGAGGTAGCAAAGAGCACCATATTTTTTATTAATGAGCAGTTGAGAGGCATTTCTGATTCTCTTTCTTATTTTGAAGACGAATTGGAACAGTTTCGTACTGAAAACAAAGTGTTTAACCTAAGTGAGGAGGGCGCACAGATTTTCATGAAGCTTCAGGATCTTGAAAAACAACAATCAGAGATTGGTGTCAATCTTCAATATTATCAAACCTTAAAAACCTACATAGAAGAAGATAGGGTAGATGGCTTGATAGCCCCTTCTATTGCCGGTGAAGGAGATCCTTTATTGAATGCGTTGGTGGTTGGCTTGAGCGAGTTACAGGCTGAAAAAATCAGGTTAACAGCCAATTATTCGCTTGAAACACCTGTGATCAGGGAAGTAGAGAATAAGATTCAAAGTACCAAAGAAGCCATTGGAGAAAATGTCAGATCGGCCATAGGGAATTTGGAGAATTATCTGGCAGAATTGTCAAATAAAATTTCTATTGTTGAAAGTGAAGTTTTTAAATTGCCAGAAACTGAGAAAGTGATGCTTGGGTTGCAAAGGAAGTTTTCTATCAATGAAAACATCTATATCTACCTTTTGGAAAAAAAGGCAGAATCGGAAATTACCCTTGCTTCTAACAAGCCGAATAACAAAATTTTGGACATAGCCATGGCTGCTTCGGCACCCATTGCACCCAAATCAATAATAAATCTAATAATAGGGTTACTTATTGGATTCTTTATTCCTGTCCTTATCATTACGGTTAAAGATTTTCTATACCAAAAGGTAAAGGACCCAAAAGAACTAGAAAAGGCCTTGGTAGTACCTCTGGTTGGGATGATAGGCCGACACAAGGAGAAAGATTCACTATCTGTATTAAATCACCTTAGGTCCACTGTATCTGAATCTTTTCGTAGTTTACGGGCAGATATTCCCTATCTAAGTAATAATAAGAACAAATTGACCTTGTTGTTCACCTCTACCATCTCTGGTGAAGGAAAAACCTTTATTTCTATTAATATGGCTTCGGTTTATTCATTAATGGGAAAAAAAACAATTTTGATCGGTCTGGATTTGAGAAAACCAAAGATTGCAGATGATTTTGGGTTGAAAAATGATCAAGGAATAAGTACCTGCTTAAGTAGAGGGGGGGCTTGGAAAGAAGTTGTTAAGCCATCAGGTTATGAGAACCTGGATGTAATATTGTCTGGTCCTATTCCTCCAAACCCCGCAGAATTACTGCTACAAGAAAATTTCAGTACATTAATCAAGGAAATTCAGGAAGCTTATGATGTAGTGATTTTAGATTGTCCTCCCGTAGGATTGGTTTCCGAAACCAAAGAATTAATGAAATATGCAGACATAAACTTTTTTGTTTTTCGCCAGAAATACTCTGCTTTGGCGAATATTCAATTTTGTAACGATTTGTCTACGAAAGGTGGCATTCATAAAATTTATGCAGTGCTTAATGATGTACATGGAACCCATGGATATGGTTACCAATACGGCTATTATACTTCAGATGTAAGTGCCTATGGTTACCATGATATACAGGACAAACCTTGGTGGAAAAAAATTGGTAGGCGATAGATGCACCTTATTTATTTTTCAATAATTTTATTGGGAGCTTAATGGTGTCGTAAAAAAAATCAATTGGTGTATATTTTTCCGGATATGCCATCGCTTGCTTTTTCTGGTAATGGTGTTGTAAATTTTTGATGTAATATTCGGGGTCAAAGTTACCATTGTCACGATTTAGGTACCTGATATACATGCTTATTAATTCGAAACGACTGTCTCCCCAGGTACAGTTTTCCCAAATATTAAACACCATTTTATATACCCTGTTTTGATGGGTTTCCAGTCTTTCTTCAATTGGAGCAGGTAATGAAATGGATAGTAATGTTTTTAAATATTGAAATCCATCCAAAAGGACTTGTTGCAAACCATAGCTCCTTGCAGTGACCAGTATAGCTTCCCAATTTATTTGAGTACTGTAAGTTTTCATAAAAGCAGAAAGGTCTGCAAGATGGCGCAAACGCATCCATTGGTCTTTTCCACCATGGTGAATAACCATGAGCCAGAACAAGCTTTCTTTATCTACCTGGAGGACTCTTATTCCATAAAAATCCCTTAAGGTGGCTTTATGAAAAATCAAGGGATAGGGGAAATGGAAACTGTGAAAGTCACTTTTCACTCCCCATTGAAAGTCAAGTAATAAACTTTTATTATTTACAGGCAATTGGTAGAGGTAATTGAAGGAAAGCAATTTCTCAATATGTTGACCTATCTCAGTTTCTGGTTGGTCAGGATTTAAAATTTCGGAACCGAAGCCTTGATCCTTTAAAACATTCATACTAGGAAGCACATCTTTTTTTTGAACCAAAACATCAATGTCTCCCCTTTCTCTTAGTTGAGGATTCTCATAAATTTCAAATTGGTATTGGAGACCTTTATGTAATATGGCGGGTATGCCGGCAGTTTCGAATTGTTGGAGTAGTTTTTTTGTGTGGTAAATATCCTTTAGGTTTTTTAGTGCATTTTGTGTGACAAATATCTTTAGGTATTCCTTGTTTTTTATAGCCAATAAGGAAGTCTTCTTGTCATACTCAAAAAGCAATGGGCGAATGCGATGAAACTTGGCCAGCTTTAATACTTTCCGTTCATCAACAGCTATTTCAGTTTCTTTCCCATTTGCTTTCTTTCCCATATAGGCTTTTATGGAAAAGAAAAGCACCTTCATTTCAGGTAAAAAGGGGTAGAGGGACGAAAGCTGTTGCAATATTTAAAAATAAAAATAAGTGGTAATAAGGAAAAAGACTACTTGATGACGATGGCATTTGCTTCAGCCATTTTTTTCAGAAATTCATTGACTGTTTTCTCACATTGTTCCTTTGAAACCTCGTATTCCGCTAATAAAGCTTCGGTTATTTCACTGATGGTCTTTGGGTTTTCTAAGAGCAGCCAAATGCTTTTACCCGTTTCATTTAATGTGGCATAAGAACCATTGCTTACATCCATCATGACAATGTCCCCCTCTATTTCGTTAAAAACATAAGAATCACTTCTGCTAATTTGCTTACTGGACATGAATAGTTATTTAAATTGAGTTTATAATTTACTGTTTTTTTGTCAAGGCCTTAATCAAACCCTTTATATATAGTAAATTTAGAGGATTGAGAATGGAAATTATAATTAAATTTTAAAATAAACGAAAAACATGACTGCATTTTTTGGTTTCACAGGTAAAGGCGATTTTTTAGAACAAATGGCTACCCCGTTGAGACATTGGTCTGCAGACCGAGAGGGCAAGTTTACTAGCAAACAGCTATCTCTGGGTTGTCTGGAAATGTATACTATTCCTGAATCCGTTTTGGCTCCTCAGCCTTTTAGGCACGAAAATTTCATTATTGTAGGGGACTGTCGAATAGATAACCGTGAAGCATTAAGAAAAATATTAAAGCTGAAACCAGACCAGGTTATGGCTGATTTGGAGTTTATCGTTCGGCTCTATGCGAAAAAAGGCAAGGAGACCCCTAAACTATTGATAGGCGATTTTGCCTTTATTATTTGGGACAGTAAAAAGGAGGAGCTATTCGGGGCAAGAGATCAGTTGGGGATTAAAATATTTTACTATGCCATTCAGCAGGAGCAATTGGTGTTTGCTTCTGAAATAAAAGGAATTTTAGCTTACCCAGGCATGTCCAAAGAATTCAACGAACTAGTTTTAGCAACCACCTTTTCTTTAGATGGACCATCTTCATCCGAAGGAACACTTTATAATGCAATAGATGCCCAGCCTGCAGGGACCTGGATGCATTTTAAAGCAGGAACT
Protein-coding sequences here:
- a CDS encoding GumC family protein, whose translation is MSQANSLPPNFIPFQVNKKDEFDIKGILFKYFRQWPWILLGIIVGLLVAYYTNKSTNPTYIVNSSIVIKDEEQSLGADIFGPSGFRNFQTRYKLENELGILKSHALAEETLSQLNFNTIYLKEERWKNSQQYGDVPIVVKADWSKPQLTGGLFKMRVLDASSFELSVVENTFSLFNPLDPFYKTTVGSENKTPEGIYSFGEAITGQHFNFTVSNLFASNGDEVLFYFKDTPSLATSYIDLLQVNSSSNFSSVVNLSLETPVRRMGQDYLNTLMNTYLNRELREKNEVAKSTIFFINEQLRGISDSLSYFEDELEQFRTENKVFNLSEEGAQIFMKLQDLEKQQSEIGVNLQYYQTLKTYIEEDRVDGLIAPSIAGEGDPLLNALVVGLSELQAEKIRLTANYSLETPVIREVENKIQSTKEAIGENVRSAIGNLENYLAELSNKISIVESEVFKLPETEKVMLGLQRKFSINENIYIYLLEKKAESEITLASNKPNNKILDIAMAASAPIAPKSIINLIIGLLIGFFIPVLIITVKDFLYQKVKDPKELEKALVVPLVGMIGRHKEKDSLSVLNHLRSTVSESFRSLRADIPYLSNNKNKLTLLFTSTISGEGKTFISINMASVYSLMGKKTILIGLDLRKPKIADDFGLKNDQGISTCLSRGGAWKEVVKPSGYENLDVILSGPIPPNPAELLLQENFSTLIKEIQEAYDVVILDCPPVGLVSETKELMKYADINFFVFRQKYSALANIQFCNDLSTKGGIHKIYAVLNDVHGTHGYGYQYGYYTSDVSAYGYHDIQDKPWWKKIGRR
- a CDS encoding nucleotidyltransferase family protein; its protein translation is MGKKANGKETEIAVDERKVLKLAKFHRIRPLLFEYDKKTSLLAIKNKEYLKIFVTQNALKNLKDIYHTKKLLQQFETAGIPAILHKGLQYQFEIYENPQLRERGDIDVLVQKKDVLPSMNVLKDQGFGSEILNPDQPETEIGQHIEKLLSFNYLYQLPVNNKSLLLDFQWGVKSDFHSFHFPYPLIFHKATLRDFYGIRVLQVDKESLFWLMVIHHGGKDQWMRLRHLADLSAFMKTYSTQINWEAILVTARSYGLQQVLLDGFQYLKTLLSISLPAPIEERLETHQNRVYKMVFNIWENCTWGDSRFELISMYIRYLNRDNGNFDPEYYIKNLQHHYQKKQAMAYPEKYTPIDFFYDTIKLPIKLLKNK
- a CDS encoding PqqD family protein; translation: MSSKQISRSDSYVFNEIEGDIVMMDVSNGSYATLNETGKSIWLLLENPKTISEITEALLAEYEVSKEQCEKTVNEFLKKMAEANAIVIK